In Serratia marcescens subsp. marcescens ATCC 13880, a single genomic region encodes these proteins:
- the gsiC gene encoding glutathione ABC transporter permease GsiC, with protein MLNYFLKRLLGLIPTLLIVAVLVFLFVHLLPGDPARLAAGPEADEAVVQLVRKDLGLDKPLPQQFAHFFGNALRGDFGISMVSKRPVSEEIASRFMPTFWLTVASMLWAVAFGLAIGVVSAVWRNRWPDRLGMTLAVSGISFPAFALGMLLMQVFSVELGWLPTVGADSWRHYILPSITLGAAVAAVMARFTRASFVEVLQEDYMRTARAKGVRESVVVMKHGLRNAMIPVVTMMGLQFGFLLGGSIVVEKVFNWPGLGRLLVDSVEMRDYPVIQAEVLLFSLEFILINLLVDMLYAAINPAIRYQ; from the coding sequence ATGCTCAATTATTTTCTGAAACGACTGCTGGGTCTGATCCCGACGCTGCTGATTGTGGCAGTGCTGGTGTTCCTGTTCGTCCACCTGCTGCCGGGCGATCCGGCGCGGCTGGCGGCGGGGCCGGAGGCCGACGAGGCGGTGGTGCAGCTGGTGCGCAAGGATTTGGGGCTGGATAAGCCGCTGCCGCAGCAGTTCGCGCACTTCTTCGGCAACGCGCTGCGGGGCGACTTCGGCATCTCGATGGTGTCCAAGCGCCCGGTGAGCGAAGAGATCGCCTCGCGCTTTATGCCGACCTTCTGGCTGACCGTCGCCAGCATGCTGTGGGCGGTGGCGTTCGGTCTGGCGATTGGCGTGGTGTCGGCGGTGTGGCGCAACCGCTGGCCGGATCGCCTCGGCATGACGCTGGCGGTGTCGGGGATCTCGTTCCCGGCCTTTGCGCTCGGCATGCTGCTGATGCAGGTGTTCTCGGTCGAGCTGGGGTGGCTGCCGACGGTGGGCGCCGACAGCTGGCGGCACTACATTCTGCCTTCGATCACCCTGGGAGCGGCGGTGGCGGCGGTGATGGCGCGCTTCACCCGCGCTTCGTTCGTCGAGGTGTTGCAGGAGGACTACATGCGCACCGCGCGCGCCAAGGGCGTGCGGGAAAGCGTGGTGGTGATGAAGCACGGCCTGCGCAACGCGATGATCCCGGTAGTGACCATGATGGGGCTGCAGTTCGGCTTCCTGCTCGGCGGTTCGATCGTGGTGGAGAAGGTATTCAACTGGCCGGGGCTGGGGCGCTTGCTGGTGGATTCGGTGGAGATGCGCGATTACCCGGTGATCCAGGCCGAGGTGCTGCTGTTCTCGCTGGAGTTCATCCTGATCAACCTGCTGGTGGATATGCTGTACGCGGCGATCAACCCGGCGATTCGTTACCAATGA
- the gsiD gene encoding glutathione ABC transporter permease GsiD — translation MIKHWRRNAALKAMPLIDPNAVRTPWGEFWRRFRRQRAALVAGLLVLLLIAAALLAPYLAPFDAENYFDYDRLNEGPSPVHWLGVDSLGRDIFSRILMGTRISLAAGVFSVLAGGAIGTLLGLLAGYYEGWWDRLTMRVCDVLFAFPGILLAIGVVAIMGSGMANVIVAVAIFSIPAFARLVRGNTLVLKRLTYIESARSIGASDWTIILRHILPGTLSSIVVYFTLRIGTSIITAASLSFLGLGAQPPTPEWGAMLNEARADMVIAPHVAIFPSLAIFITVLAFNLLGDGLRDALDPKLKG, via the coding sequence ATGATTAAGCATTGGCGGCGCAACGCCGCACTGAAGGCGATGCCGCTTATCGACCCCAACGCGGTACGCACGCCGTGGGGCGAATTTTGGCGGCGTTTTCGCCGCCAGCGGGCGGCGCTGGTCGCCGGCCTGTTGGTGCTGCTGCTGATTGCGGCGGCGCTGCTGGCGCCTTATCTGGCGCCGTTCGATGCGGAAAATTACTTCGATTACGACCGGCTGAATGAGGGGCCTTCGCCGGTGCACTGGCTGGGCGTGGATTCCCTCGGGCGCGATATCTTTAGCCGCATCCTGATGGGCACGCGCATTTCGCTGGCGGCCGGGGTGTTCTCGGTGCTGGCGGGCGGGGCGATCGGCACCCTGCTGGGGCTGCTGGCCGGCTACTATGAGGGCTGGTGGGATCGCCTCACCATGCGCGTCTGCGACGTGCTGTTCGCGTTTCCCGGCATTCTGCTGGCGATCGGCGTGGTGGCGATCATGGGCAGCGGCATGGCCAACGTGATCGTCGCGGTGGCGATCTTCAGCATTCCGGCCTTCGCCCGCTTGGTGCGCGGCAATACGCTGGTGCTGAAGCGCCTAACCTATATCGAGTCGGCGCGCAGCATCGGCGCCTCGGACTGGACCATCATCCTGCGGCACATTCTGCCGGGCACCCTGTCTTCGATCGTGGTCTATTTCACCCTGCGCATCGGCACCTCAATTATCACCGCCGCCAGCCTGTCGTTTTTGGGCCTGGGCGCCCAGCCGCCGACGCCGGAGTGGGGAGCGATGCTTAACGAGGCGCGCGCCGATATGGTGATCGCACCGCACGTGGCGATCTTCCCCAGCCTGGCGATATTCATCACCGTGCTGGCGTTCAACCTGTTGGGGGATGGATTGCGTGACGCGCTCGATCCGAAATTGAAGGGGTGA
- a CDS encoding type II toxin-antitoxin system CcdA family antitoxin, translating to MDMANNNVTKKTVNVTIDRDLFQRAKSLGVNVSSVLTDALSVRVRDIEIQQWREQNRAALEELNRITEENGLLSDEYRTF from the coding sequence ATGGATATGGCAAATAACAATGTGACGAAAAAGACAGTCAACGTAACCATCGATCGCGATCTTTTCCAGCGCGCAAAATCCCTGGGCGTCAATGTGTCATCTGTATTGACGGACGCATTGAGCGTCCGTGTCAGGGACATTGAGATTCAACAGTGGCGCGAGCAAAATCGTGCGGCGTTAGAAGAACTTAATCGTATCACTGAAGAAAATGGTTTGTTGTCTGATGAATATCGGACATTTTGA
- a CDS encoding CcdB family protein produces the protein MQFTVYDNTYPASAYPYLLDVQSDLIDVLSTRLMIPLYALDNVRVKISARLCPEIEVNGEKFLVMTHEMAAVRISQIGKAVGNVNEHRNQIKAAIDFLIDGF, from the coding sequence ATGCAATTTACCGTATATGACAATACGTATCCGGCATCAGCCTATCCCTACTTACTGGACGTTCAAAGCGATCTTATTGATGTCCTCTCGACCCGGTTAATGATCCCTCTTTATGCTTTGGATAATGTCAGGGTTAAAATTTCTGCACGTTTATGCCCGGAGATTGAGGTCAACGGCGAAAAGTTTCTTGTTATGACGCATGAGATGGCTGCCGTACGTATTTCGCAGATTGGGAAGGCCGTTGGTAATGTCAATGAGCACAGGAATCAAATTAAAGCCGCCATCGATTTTCTGATTGATGGTTTTTGA
- the fghA gene encoding S-formylglutathione hydrolase, which yields MTLSLELLEEHRMFGGWQQRYRHAAQSLNCNMTFSIYLPPPRDDNPPPVLYWLSGLTCNDENFTLKAGAQRIAAELGLVLVMPDTSPRGDEVPNDEGYDLGQGAGFYLNATQAPWDRHFRMYDYISAELPALIEQHFSVSDRQSIFGHSMGGHGALMMAFRNPQRFRSVSAFAPIVNPCQVPWGRKAFTAYLGSDESQWLQYDSCHLLASGAEKMPVLIDQGDDDQFLADQLQPARLAELARQRDWPLTLRIQPGYDHSYFTIATFVEDHLRFHAEHLFR from the coding sequence ATGACGTTGTCATTGGAACTTCTCGAAGAGCACCGCATGTTCGGCGGCTGGCAACAGCGTTATCGCCACGCGGCGCAGAGCCTGAATTGCAACATGACATTCAGCATCTACCTGCCGCCGCCGCGCGATGACAACCCGCCGCCGGTGCTGTACTGGCTGTCGGGGCTGACCTGCAACGACGAGAACTTCACGTTGAAGGCCGGCGCGCAGCGCATCGCCGCCGAGCTGGGCCTGGTGCTGGTGATGCCGGACACCAGCCCGCGCGGCGACGAGGTGCCGAACGACGAAGGCTACGACTTGGGCCAGGGCGCCGGGTTCTACCTGAACGCTACCCAGGCGCCGTGGGATCGCCACTTCCGCATGTACGACTACATCAGCGCCGAACTGCCGGCGCTGATCGAACAGCACTTCAGCGTCAGCGATCGTCAGTCGATCTTCGGCCACTCGATGGGCGGCCACGGGGCGCTGATGATGGCGTTTCGCAATCCGCAGCGCTTCCGCTCGGTATCGGCCTTCGCGCCGATAGTCAACCCGTGCCAGGTGCCGTGGGGCCGCAAGGCGTTCACCGCCTATCTGGGCAGCGACGAAAGCCAGTGGCTGCAGTACGACAGCTGCCATCTGCTGGCCAGCGGCGCGGAAAAAATGCCGGTCCTTATCGATCAGGGCGACGACGACCAGTTCCTGGCCGATCAGCTGCAGCCGGCGCGGCTGGCCGAGCTGGCGCGCCAGCGCGACTGGCCGCTTACGCTGCGCATTCAGCCGGGGTACGATCACAGCTACTTCACCATCGCCACCTTCGTGGAAGATCACCTGCGTTTCCACGCCGAGCACCTGTTCCGCTGA
- a CDS encoding S-(hydroxymethyl)glutathione dehydrogenase/class III alcohol dehydrogenase — protein MEMIKTRAAVAWGPNQPLKIEEVELMPPQKGEVLVRIVATGVCHTDAYTLSGKDPEGVFPAILGHEGGGVVEAVGEGVTSVAVGDHVIPLYTPECGECKFCKSGKTNLCQAIRATQGKGLMPDGTTRFFKDGKPIFHYMGTSTFSEYTVVPEISLAKINKEAPLEEVCLLGCGVTTGMGAVMNTAKVQPGDTVAIFGLGGIGLSAIIGAQMAGAGRIIGIDINTSKFDLARKLGATDLINPKDYDKPIQEVIVELTDGGVDFSFECIGNVNVMRSALECCHKGWGESVIIGVAGAGEEISTRPFQLVTGRVWRGSAFGGVKGRSQLPGIVERYLDGEFALNDFITHTMGLEQINEAFDLMHEGKSIRSVIHFDK, from the coding sequence ATGGAGATGATCAAAACCCGCGCCGCCGTTGCCTGGGGTCCGAACCAGCCGCTGAAGATCGAAGAAGTCGAGCTGATGCCACCGCAAAAAGGCGAAGTGCTGGTGCGGATCGTCGCCACCGGCGTTTGTCACACCGACGCCTACACCCTGTCCGGCAAAGATCCGGAAGGCGTGTTCCCGGCGATCCTCGGCCACGAGGGCGGCGGCGTGGTGGAAGCGGTCGGTGAAGGCGTCACCAGCGTGGCGGTCGGCGACCACGTGATCCCGCTCTACACCCCGGAGTGCGGCGAGTGCAAATTCTGTAAATCCGGCAAGACCAACCTATGCCAGGCGATCCGCGCCACCCAGGGCAAAGGGCTGATGCCGGACGGCACCACCCGCTTCTTCAAGGACGGCAAGCCGATCTTCCACTACATGGGCACCTCCACCTTCTCCGAATACACCGTGGTGCCGGAGATTTCACTGGCGAAAATCAATAAGGAAGCGCCGCTGGAAGAAGTGTGCCTGCTGGGCTGTGGCGTCACCACCGGCATGGGTGCGGTGATGAACACCGCCAAAGTGCAGCCGGGCGACACCGTGGCGATCTTCGGCCTGGGCGGCATCGGCCTGTCGGCGATCATCGGCGCGCAGATGGCCGGCGCGGGCCGCATCATCGGCATCGACATCAACACCAGCAAGTTCGATCTGGCGCGCAAGCTGGGCGCTACCGATCTGATCAACCCGAAAGACTATGACAAACCGATTCAGGAAGTGATCGTCGAGCTGACCGACGGCGGCGTCGACTTCTCCTTCGAGTGCATCGGCAACGTCAACGTGATGCGTTCCGCGCTGGAGTGCTGCCACAAGGGCTGGGGTGAATCGGTGATCATCGGCGTCGCGGGCGCCGGGGAAGAGATCTCGACCCGGCCGTTCCAGCTGGTCACCGGCCGCGTCTGGCGCGGTTCGGCATTCGGCGGCGTCAAGGGCCGTTCGCAGCTGCCGGGCATCGTCGAGCGCTATCTGGACGGCGAATTCGCGCTGAACGACTTTATCACCCACACCATGGGGCTGGAGCAGATCAACGAAGCGTTCGATTTGATGCACGAAGGCAAATCGATCCGTTCCGTCATCCACTTCGACAAATAA
- the ptrR gene encoding putrescine utilization regulator PtrR, with translation MDLTQLRMFCCVAETGSVARAAEQLHRVPSNLTTRLRQLEQELGADLFIREKQRLRLSPMGHNFLCYANRILALSDEAMSITHAGEPAGNFALGSMESTAATRLPSLLAAYHQRFSQVSLSLTTGTSGEIADRVRAGTLAAALVDGPVPYDELNGCIAYPEHMVVISCLDHPPIHSAKDANGETLFAFRASCSYRLRLEAWFKREGARPGQIMEIQSYHAMLACVASGAGLAMIPHSVLSLLPGHERVRVHALPPDVADTATWLLWRRDAFGPNVRALKELIIEQTETAAVDESTPNNLTDVSDIA, from the coding sequence ATGGATCTGACCCAGCTTCGCATGTTCTGCTGCGTAGCGGAAACCGGCTCGGTCGCCCGCGCCGCCGAGCAGCTGCACCGCGTGCCGTCGAATCTGACCACCCGGCTGCGCCAGCTCGAGCAGGAGCTGGGCGCCGATCTGTTTATCCGCGAAAAACAGCGCCTGCGCCTGTCGCCGATGGGCCATAACTTTCTGTGCTACGCCAACCGCATCCTGGCGCTGAGCGACGAGGCGATGAGCATCACCCACGCCGGCGAACCGGCGGGCAACTTCGCCCTCGGTTCGATGGAAAGCACCGCCGCCACCCGCCTGCCCTCGCTGTTGGCGGCTTACCACCAGCGCTTCTCGCAGGTTTCACTGTCGCTGACCACCGGCACCTCCGGCGAAATCGCCGATCGGGTGCGCGCCGGCACGTTGGCGGCCGCCCTGGTCGACGGGCCGGTGCCTTATGACGAGTTGAACGGCTGTATCGCCTATCCTGAACATATGGTGGTGATCTCCTGTCTCGATCACCCGCCGATCCACAGCGCCAAAGACGCCAACGGCGAAACGCTGTTTGCCTTTCGCGCCAGCTGCTCCTACCGCCTGCGGCTGGAAGCCTGGTTCAAGCGCGAAGGCGCGCGGCCGGGGCAGATTATGGAGATCCAGTCCTATCACGCCATGCTGGCCTGCGTCGCCAGCGGCGCCGGGCTGGCGATGATCCCGCATTCGGTGCTCAGCCTGCTGCCGGGCCATGAGCGGGTCCGGGTTCACGCCCTGCCGCCGGACGTGGCCGACACCGCCACCTGGCTGCTGTGGCGCCGCGACGCGTTCGGGCCAAACGTGCGCGCGCTGAAAGAATTGATTATTGAACAGACGGAAACCGCCGCTGTTGATGAAAGCACCCCCAACAATTTAACAGACGTTAGCGATATCGCCTGA
- a CDS encoding YbfB/YjiJ family MFS transporter, producing MALRIALSGFAALIVAMGIGRFAFTPQVPLMIAEHQFSLTGAGLVAAINYLGYLCGAYDAMRATRHVERRLWLGVWGAMALTLLSALAQDEWTHGALRFVIGWASGWAMVLVAAWTNERLAHYGRPALSAAVFAGPGAGIFLSGMLAVGINALGLTAAQAWLVYGGLALVLVGGISAFLPRSGELHRPDVAPEPLLLTPALKRLVWSYSLAGFGYILPATFLSQMAAARFPASLFAQFVWPVFGGAAVLGIVIGILTRHRLTTQTRLAITLWIQAVGVLSAEVVPGVAGLALGALLTGGGFLCVVQLALQHGRELAPRHARYMAGLLTTGYAIGQLVGPMLSALSTAMTHRLEPALYVAVAALLAAGGLVVNTPARRLAQKTATR from the coding sequence ATGGCTTTACGTATTGCCTTGAGCGGGTTTGCCGCGCTGATCGTTGCGATGGGCATTGGCCGCTTCGCTTTCACCCCGCAGGTGCCGCTGATGATCGCGGAACATCAGTTCAGCCTGACCGGCGCCGGGCTGGTGGCGGCGATCAACTATTTGGGCTACCTGTGCGGCGCCTACGACGCGATGCGCGCCACGCGCCACGTCGAGCGGCGCCTGTGGCTGGGCGTATGGGGCGCGATGGCGCTGACGTTGCTGTCGGCGCTGGCGCAGGATGAATGGACGCACGGCGCGCTGCGCTTCGTCATCGGCTGGGCCAGCGGCTGGGCGATGGTGCTGGTGGCGGCCTGGACCAACGAGCGGTTGGCGCACTACGGCCGGCCGGCGCTGAGCGCGGCGGTGTTCGCCGGGCCGGGCGCCGGCATCTTCCTCAGCGGCATGCTGGCGGTGGGCATCAACGCGCTGGGGCTGACGGCGGCGCAGGCCTGGCTGGTGTATGGCGGGCTGGCGCTGGTGCTGGTCGGGGGGATTAGCGCCTTTCTACCGCGCAGCGGCGAGCTGCATCGCCCGGACGTGGCCCCGGAGCCGCTGCTGCTGACGCCGGCGCTCAAACGCCTGGTGTGGAGCTACAGTCTGGCCGGCTTCGGCTACATCCTGCCGGCGACCTTTTTGTCGCAGATGGCGGCGGCGCGCTTTCCCGCCAGCCTGTTCGCGCAGTTCGTCTGGCCGGTGTTCGGCGGTGCGGCGGTGCTGGGGATTGTCATCGGCATTCTGACCCGCCATCGGCTGACCACCCAGACCCGGTTGGCGATCACGTTGTGGATACAGGCGGTGGGCGTGCTGAGTGCCGAAGTGGTGCCGGGCGTGGCCGGCCTGGCGCTCGGGGCGCTGCTGACCGGCGGCGGTTTCCTCTGCGTGGTGCAACTTGCTCTTCAGCACGGGCGTGAGCTGGCGCCGCGTCATGCGCGTTACATGGCCGGACTGTTGACCACCGGTTATGCGATCGGCCAACTGGTCGGGCCGATGTTGTCGGCGCTGTCGACCGCCATGACCCATCGACTGGAGCCGGCGCTGTATGTGGCGGTGGCGGCGCTGTTGGCGGCCGGGGGGCTGGTGGTGAATACCCCGGCGCGGCGGTTGGCGCAAAAAACGGCGACTCGGTGA
- the folE gene encoding GTP cyclohydrolase I FolE, with amino-acid sequence MTSLSKEAALVHAALEERGLETPLRGEVLDRETRKRRIKEHMTEIMQLLNLDLSDDSLAETPHRIAKMYVDEIFSGLDYANFPKITVIENKMKVDEMVTVRDITLTSTCEHHFVTIDGKATVAYIPKDSVIGLSKINRIVQFFSQRPQVQERLTQQILVALQTLLGTNNVAVSIDAVHYCVKARGIRDATSATTTTSLGGLFKSSQNTRQEFLRAVRHHQG; translated from the coding sequence ATGACATCATTAAGTAAAGAAGCCGCGCTGGTGCATGCGGCACTGGAAGAGCGTGGTCTGGAGACGCCGCTGCGCGGGGAAGTGCTGGATCGCGAAACGCGCAAGCGTCGCATCAAAGAGCACATGACCGAAATCATGCAGCTGCTGAATCTCGATCTGTCCGATGACAGCCTGGCGGAAACGCCGCATCGCATCGCCAAAATGTATGTCGACGAGATCTTCTCCGGGCTGGACTACGCCAACTTCCCGAAAATCACCGTCATCGAAAACAAGATGAAGGTGGATGAGATGGTGACGGTGCGTGATATCACACTGACCAGCACCTGTGAACACCACTTCGTGACCATCGACGGCAAGGCTACCGTGGCCTATATCCCGAAAGACTCGGTGATCGGCCTGTCGAAGATCAACCGCATCGTGCAGTTCTTCTCCCAGCGTCCGCAGGTGCAAGAGCGCCTGACCCAGCAGATCCTGGTCGCGCTGCAGACTCTGCTCGGCACCAATAACGTGGCGGTATCGATCGATGCGGTCCATTATTGTGTCAAGGCGCGCGGCATTCGTGACGCGACCAGCGCCACCACCACCACCTCGCTGGGGGGGCTGTTCAAGTCCAGCCAGAATACCCGCCAGGAGTTCCTGCGTGCGGTGCGTCATCACCAGGGGTGA
- the yeiB gene encoding DUF418 domain-containing protein YeiB codes for MNSHPLPRIATLDCVRGIAILGILLLNISAFGLPKAAYLNPAYLGMPSSRDAWTWALLDLFAQAKFLAMFALLFGAGLQMLLRRGKSWIRARLSWLVLFGLAHAIFLWDGDILLAYGLIGLVCWRMIREAKETVQLLKTGVVLYLIGVAVLLLLGFVSHGEPGSFWQPGVAELQYEKFWKLQGGFEAWRSRADLLSSSLLAIGAQYGWELAGLMLFGAGLMRSGWLRGSYSSGYYLRQAAWLLPLSVLIQLPAVALQWQVQWDYRWSGFLLQVPRELGAPLQAMGYLALCYGFWPALSRLRIARWLTLVGRMALSNYLLQTLICTTLFYRFGLYEQFDRLQLLAFVPLVWLTNLAFSALWLRYFEQGPMEWLWRKLTQLAAGAAEPRTLK; via the coding sequence ATGAACAGTCATCCTCTGCCGCGCATCGCCACGCTGGACTGCGTGCGCGGCATCGCCATCCTCGGCATTTTATTGCTGAACATCAGCGCTTTCGGCTTGCCGAAGGCCGCCTACCTCAACCCGGCCTATTTGGGGATGCCGTCATCGCGCGACGCCTGGACCTGGGCGCTGCTCGATCTCTTCGCCCAGGCCAAGTTCCTGGCGATGTTCGCGCTGCTGTTCGGCGCCGGGCTGCAAATGCTGCTGCGGCGCGGCAAAAGCTGGATCCGCGCGCGCTTGTCGTGGCTGGTGCTGTTCGGCCTCGCACACGCGATCTTCCTGTGGGACGGCGACATTCTGCTGGCCTACGGGCTGATCGGCCTGGTGTGCTGGCGCATGATCCGCGAAGCCAAAGAAACCGTCCAACTGCTGAAAACCGGCGTGGTGCTGTACTTGATTGGCGTGGCGGTGCTGCTGCTGCTCGGCTTCGTCTCGCACGGTGAGCCGGGCAGCTTCTGGCAGCCGGGCGTGGCGGAGTTGCAGTACGAGAAGTTCTGGAAGCTGCAGGGCGGTTTCGAAGCCTGGCGCAGCCGCGCCGATTTGCTCTCCTCCAGCCTGCTGGCCATCGGCGCGCAGTATGGCTGGGAGCTGGCGGGGCTGATGCTGTTCGGCGCCGGGCTGATGCGCAGCGGCTGGCTGCGCGGCAGCTACTCATCCGGCTATTACCTGCGGCAGGCGGCGTGGCTGCTGCCGCTTTCGGTGCTGATCCAGCTGCCGGCGGTGGCGCTGCAATGGCAGGTGCAGTGGGACTATCGCTGGAGCGGTTTCCTGCTGCAGGTCCCGCGCGAGCTGGGCGCACCGCTGCAGGCGATGGGCTATCTGGCGCTGTGTTACGGTTTTTGGCCCGCACTGTCGCGCCTGCGCATCGCCCGCTGGCTGACCCTGGTGGGGCGTATGGCGTTGAGCAACTACCTGCTGCAAACGCTGATCTGCACCACGCTGTTTTATCGTTTCGGCCTCTATGAGCAGTTTGACCGGCTGCAGCTGTTGGCGTTCGTGCCGCTGGTCTGGCTGACCAACCTGGCGTTTTCCGCACTGTGGCTGCGTTACTTCGAGCAGGGGCCGATGGAATGGCTGTGGCGCAAGCTGACGCAGCTGGCCGCCGGCGCAGCGGAACCCAGGACGCTGAAGTGA
- the galS gene encoding HTH-type transcriptional regulator GalS, whose product MPPVHPITIRDVAKRAGVSVATVSRVLNHSALTSKETREQVLQAVADLGYRPNANAQALATQSSDTLGVVVMDVSDPFFGALVKAVDTVAQKHHKYLLIGNSYHQADKERHAIEVLIRQRCNALIVHAKALSDAELIGFLEQVPGMVLINRIIPGYEPRCVGLDNVCGAEMAMRLLLSQGHRRIGYLGSNHPIEDGPLRQQGYAQAMAAAGLATPDNWRAYGSPDLQGGEAAMVELLGRNLQLSAVFAYNDAMAAGAMAVLKENGITVPQHFSLIGFDDIPIARYTSPKLTTVRYPIVSMATLATELALQGAAGLAEPQAGHLFMPTLVRRHSVAPWQSEATVTL is encoded by the coding sequence ATGCCTCCAGTTCATCCGATCACCATTCGCGACGTGGCGAAACGCGCCGGGGTCTCCGTGGCGACCGTCTCCCGCGTGCTGAACCACAGCGCGCTGACCAGCAAAGAGACGCGCGAGCAGGTGCTGCAGGCGGTGGCGGATCTGGGCTATCGCCCCAACGCCAACGCGCAGGCGTTGGCGACCCAAAGCAGCGATACCCTGGGCGTGGTGGTGATGGACGTCTCCGATCCGTTCTTCGGCGCGCTGGTGAAAGCGGTAGACACGGTGGCGCAGAAACACCACAAGTATCTGCTGATCGGCAACAGCTATCATCAGGCGGACAAAGAGCGCCACGCGATCGAAGTGCTGATCCGCCAACGCTGTAACGCCCTGATTGTTCACGCCAAAGCCCTGAGCGACGCCGAGCTGATCGGTTTTCTGGAGCAGGTGCCGGGCATGGTGCTGATCAACCGGATTATCCCCGGCTATGAGCCGCGCTGCGTCGGGCTGGATAACGTCTGCGGCGCAGAAATGGCGATGCGTCTTTTGCTGTCGCAGGGCCATCGGCGCATCGGCTATCTGGGCTCCAATCACCCGATCGAAGACGGGCCGCTGCGCCAGCAGGGCTATGCGCAGGCGATGGCCGCCGCCGGGCTGGCCACGCCCGACAACTGGCGTGCCTATGGTTCGCCGGATCTGCAGGGCGGCGAGGCGGCGATGGTGGAGCTGCTGGGGCGCAACTTACAGCTGAGCGCAGTGTTCGCCTACAACGACGCCATGGCCGCCGGCGCTATGGCGGTGTTGAAAGAAAACGGTATCACGGTGCCGCAGCATTTCTCGCTGATCGGCTTCGACGACATCCCCATCGCGCGTTACACCAGCCCCAAACTCACCACGGTGCGCTACCCGATCGTCTCGATGGCCACGCTGGCCACCGAGCTGGCATTGCAGGGCGCAGCAGGCCTGGCGGAGCCGCAGGCCGGTCATCTGTTCATGCCGACGCTGGTGCGGCGCCATTCTGTCGCCCCCTGGCAAAGTGAGGCGACGGTCACTCTCTGA
- the mglB gene encoding galactose/glucose ABC transporter substrate-binding protein MglB: MNKKVFTLAAMAAAMMFGAAAHADTRIGVTIYKYDDNFMSVVRKAIEKDAKASPDVTLLMNDSQNDQSKQNDQIDVLLAKGVKALAINLVDPAAAPVVIDKARANDIPVVFYNKEPSRKALDSYDKAYYVGTDSKESGVIQGELIAKHWQANPAWDLNKDGQIQFVLLKGEPGHPDAEARTTYVVKTLNEKGIKTQQLQMDTAMWDTAQAKDKMDAWLSGPNANKIEVVIANNDAMAMGAVEALKAHNKTSIPVFGVDALPEALALVKSGAMAGTVLNDADNQAKATFELAKNLAAGKPATEGTQYKIENKVVRIPYVGVDKDNLSQFVK, encoded by the coding sequence ATGAATAAGAAGGTTTTCACCCTGGCCGCCATGGCCGCAGCCATGATGTTTGGCGCCGCAGCCCATGCTGACACCCGTATTGGCGTCACGATTTACAAATACGACGACAACTTCATGTCGGTGGTGCGCAAGGCGATCGAGAAAGACGCCAAGGCTTCACCGGACGTTACCCTGTTGATGAATGACTCGCAGAACGACCAGTCCAAGCAGAACGATCAGATCGACGTGCTGCTGGCCAAAGGCGTGAAAGCGCTGGCGATCAACCTGGTCGACCCGGCCGCGGCGCCGGTGGTTATCGATAAGGCGCGCGCAAACGATATCCCGGTGGTGTTCTACAACAAAGAACCTTCCCGCAAGGCGTTGGACAGCTATGACAAGGCATATTACGTCGGCACCGACTCCAAAGAGTCCGGCGTGATCCAGGGCGAACTGATCGCCAAACACTGGCAAGCCAACCCGGCCTGGGATCTGAACAAAGACGGCCAGATCCAGTTCGTGTTGCTGAAAGGCGAGCCGGGCCACCCGGATGCCGAAGCGCGCACCACCTACGTGGTGAAAACGCTGAACGAAAAAGGCATCAAGACCCAGCAGCTGCAGATGGATACCGCGATGTGGGATACCGCGCAGGCGAAAGACAAGATGGATGCCTGGCTCTCCGGCCCGAACGCCAACAAGATCGAAGTGGTGATCGCCAACAACGACGCCATGGCGATGGGCGCGGTGGAAGCGCTGAAAGCGCACAACAAGACCAGTATTCCGGTGTTCGGCGTCGATGCGCTGCCTGAAGCGCTGGCGCTGGTGAAATCCGGCGCGATGGCGGGCACGGTGCTGAACGACGCCGACAACCAGGCGAAGGCCACCTTCGAGCTGGCGAAAAACCTGGCGGCGGGCAAGCCGGCCACCGAAGGCACCCAATATAAAATCGAAAATAAAGTCGTGCGTATTCCTTACGTCGGCGTAGATAAAGACAACCTGTCTCAGTTTGTTAAATAA